The nucleotide sequence acaggttcgcctaaccagcttcatagtctgcttggtgatcagcacgccttgctagaggccgctaccaatcgtgcaggtcggaggtgatccgaactgtgaccaagccgacttgaacctaagggatcgcgcgcttaagggaaggaacctacgaggtcggttcataggacacttgtcggatgtgatccgaactggactaggaacgtgaccgagtagactttgggctttagggtccatgtgaggcccaagtgttgagcctgcgacggacgcctatataaagtggaggtgcggcacactcatgtggttgatcgcttcggcgctgtgactagggtttgcatgtgttgcgaatagccacctccactcgctgccgactgtgtgatcggacctagcagtccgctgcacggtgttcctcctgcatgcaCGGATACCTTAGAAGCGGTGCACTTGCGgcactccggcgaacttgtacgtgggatcggacaaccggctgtacgagggagatcggacgaggaggagacgatccacgtgaacgcgctgccccaactcttcttccgctgcatggcactgcgcatctagtggtaatgaactgtgatccatctcccgtagcatgttcctgttgttctgcgcgtaggaaattttaatttgcagttgacGCACCCTACCGCATAACCCAAcaaggagttaggataagcatatgaataagcagagaaactctttgaggacttatgaacataatggttagaagaataatgctcatattcatagcccttagctcttccctgcgaaacagaggggttagcatgatgatgatcatatgaggactttgatccttttgaggaatttgatccacgtgaggaattttgtccgtatgagaacttggatccatatgaagaattcggttcatatgaagagtttgatctggagttcctattcttcacaggtggtgtcatgaggacattcacctaaagactttcaaggcaccttttgggaacccagattttcttcataggggaactattcatgcagttagtgccaacatatctagcaaatacttcaccattctgatttttgaacagtttatagttggagtcaaatgactcatcagaagaatgaggagattcacatgtaaagctagataaaTTGGATAGGTCAACTGGAGgtacctttgcagcaacccatgaggttttggggtactgctcaggcttccaatatgttccatcagcattgagtttcctctcaaaggcaataccctctttcctagggttcctgttgaggatatgctttttaagcacgtcacaaaagatgtgatgccctttgaggcttttgtacatgcctgtcatgtacaattccttcagccctgcatcatcagtgatactagcaatgtcctcagataaggaattagtgatagcagagatagatgaagaatttgtagcattagaagcatttgaacattcaggtgaagaattagcagtttcacgttcaatgcacttcaaacatggaggaacaaattcttcttgagtagtgctgatttgttgagcaagcaatgaatctcgctccttctgaagatcttcataactcactcttagcttctcaagatcttgatttctttgaagaaattcataagaacgtttctcatgatcggataagagagtgttatgatgaccttgaaggttgtcaaacttagactgaagtctctgaagactcccagtcaaggttttagtgcgatccatttcttcacccaacaaatcatcacttttgtctagcatgttttgaaccttttcaaaagccttttgttgtttcacagcaatcttagcaagtttagagtagctgggcttgaggttttcatcatattCATCCTCagtagattcagaggaggggtagttagttaccttggcaccctttgccatgaagcaataggtgggagcgtagtcatcattgccttcatcagccttgttggtgacaccattttctttagagttgaagatagacttgctgagaatgcagtagcgagagctaggcttgccacaccagactcggactcctcagatgcctcctcttcctcatgttcctcagattcagcctcagagtccatttccttgccaatgaatgcccgagccttcttggagctgctcttcttgtgagatgaagattttgaggattttgatgatgaagacattgaagatttcttcttcttcttggcatcatcagaactgtaatccttgtacttattcttgtttgattccttatcccactgaggacaatcttgaatgtagtgaccaggtttcttgcatttgtggcatagcctcttcttgtagtcactagaCGAGGAATCATTACtacttgaggattttccaaagcgaccatgtcttgagaacttctgaaatttcttcacgagcagtgctagttcctggctcagttcatacggatcaccaaggctgctgccagagtcttcatcttcagactcagagactgccttggctttcagagcacgtggtttgccatagctcgaaccatagagatctctatTCTCAGCAagatggaactcatgagtgtttagcctctcgaggatatcagcgggatcaagtgacttgtaatcagcacgctcttgaatcatcagtgccagagtatcaaatgaagaatcaagcgatctcagcaatttcttcaccacctcatggtcggtgatgtcagtggcaccaagtgctggaagcacatttgagatgtcagtgaggcgatctaaggtttgttgaacattttcattgtcgagtcttttgaagcggttgaggagattgtgaagaacgtcaacacgagagtcatgttgagttgagactccttcatttactttggacagcctatcctagataagcttagCACTTTCCAAAgtactcactcttccatactaccctttgctcagatggccacatatgatgttcttcgcttgagaatcgagttgcttgaatctcttcacatcagtagcgttcagagaaggtgtgactaagggaacaccattttccacaacataccagatatcattatcaattgcctcaagatgcattcgcatcttattcttccagtaggggtagtccgttccatcgaaggtaggacacccagcagagaccttgatcatacctgcggtcgacataactaaaactccaagcgattaaaccaaaatcacacagaacaagggagtaccttgctctgataccaactgaaagtgtgttatatcgactagaggggggatgaataggcaatttttatgaattcttcactgaggaattttctggtgaggaaattccttagcgaagaactacttgcagcagaataagtacttagaagtaaacagaacagaacacaagcatagtcatcatgatgaaatgaagacaagcacagagtacagaaagcgtaaacagatatgaacagaggatgaagacggacagactgaagaaattgaactgaggaaattaagaaagtcttcagttaaagtcttcaaacagatatgaacaagcacacaacaagtgaaatgaggaaatgaaagagttgagggaatagaaccaatAAGCTCTgtgaagacaaagatttggtagaccagttccaactattgtctcagttgtacatctggttggagcggctaggtatttaaacccgaggacacaccgtcccggacacacagtcctcagcgtattctccttgagctaaagtcacacagacctcgcccaatcactcgtggtaagtcttcggaTGACTTggaaaccttcacagactcggtcactcggcgatccacaattcctcttggattctctagaccttgacgcctaaccctctggaagaagcacagtcttcaaaggtaacaagcgtcagatccatgcaggatcaatctcttcagtgatgctcaatcactttgggtttgaaagTGTTTGGGTTTGtgtttttctcacttgatgattttcgttcaaagtcctcggaggatgggttgctctcaaatgacaagtgtcagtttctcttggagcagccaaccaactagtggttgtgcggctatatatagcctagggagtagcccgacatgataagacataaatgccctttagtgatatgactattaggtgggtagatattttgggacagctggtgcgtagcacaacaatggtcggaattttgactctcaaattcctcaggactATCATggtcctcactgtgtaggcaatccgcactagcgaattcctaactcctcagtcagaacaaattcctcagcaaccagaagaacttcgtctctgttactgaagaaattgactgaactgtatgagatttccaatggcttcactcgaagggtttggtaggtgtaggattttgagttgagcatcacatggaaatttttctttagtatttcctcgaccccctttaacagtacggtgtttcctatgactcaagaaagagaaaaagaaactacgaaaacaaaagtcttcatgcttcatgttcctcgaatgaattccaagtcttcaaggtcacaccaatttcttcactttcaaagtcttcagaaagtcttcagaaatccaaagtcttcagttgaagaacttcatttttaggggtcgactttatctgtaattatcaaactcctcatagacttatagacctgtgtacacttacaaacgcatcagtcccttaacatataagtcttcaatacaccaaaatcactaaggggcactagatgcacttacacatagatgtgtctctcacggaagcaaaaatgTGGCTCCACAATAAGTAAACGTGTGCGTCTTGCGAAAAAAAAAgtttgttttctttttcaagaGGCACTCGCGGAAgcaagtagttcatcacggaagaaAGAACTCACAGAGCTGGGATCGGTAACTAATAGTACTATTAAGTAATACTAacatatagaaatatatttctagAAATAGAAACAAACTAATATATATATAGATAATCGAAATCGAAAAGAACTGTCTTTTCTGTATACTTTCCTTGTTCTATTGCAAATGGATCGGATCTTCATGCCTCCATTAGAAGTAAATCTGTGTCTCTCACTAAAGAAGAAAAAATGAGTTCTTTTCCTTTTCTGAGAGGCACAACTCTAAGCAAATCTCTGCCTCTACGAGAAGTAACTTTGTGCCTcttacagaaaagaaaagaaatacatgTTTTGTCCTTTTACGAGAGGCACAACTGTGCCTGTCGCAGAAGCAAATCCGTGCTTCACGAGAAGTAAATTTGTGTCTCTCTTGAGAAAAACatgtttctttttttcatttttcgagAGGTCGCCAAGCAAATCTGTGCTTCCATGAGAAGTAAATCTATGTCTCTCGCGAAAAAAACCGGTTCACGAAAAAAATCTtttccaatttttttccaaaacctaAGGAAAACTAGGGAGAAGCCGAAAGGCAAAAAAAATCATCTAAAAGCCAAAAACACatacataaaaataaaataataaatttTAGAGGGAGAGCCTAGCAAGCGACACGTGACAACAGTTGAGAGCGTGCCGAGTGGCGCGCTCCCAACCCACCAAAATTAATTGCTCGGAGCTCCTATATGCCGCTTGGTGCGGCAGCTAGCGCTCCTTCCCACAGGACGCCCCCTCAACTAGGCCCACCCATTAGTAGTTCacataacaaaaaaaatctaaaaaccaAGAGAGTGGGCAAGGGGGATTGAACATGCAACCTGCGGCTTAATATGTCGCTTGTGCGGCAGCTAGCACTCCTTCACACTGGGGGCCCCCTCGATTGGGCCAGCCCATTAGCAGTTCGCACAAACAGAAAGACAAAAAAACAAGAGAGCGAGGAGATCGAACGTGCCTAACCAATTGACCTGATAAGGGGTGTTGGTTAATAGGCAGCGTGGAGCTTTAAGAACTATCAGCAATGTGGagatgagaaattttttgaaacttcaaaacacaTTTTTTTGCAAAAGTGATTTTTTTAAATGCAAAGACTTCCAAAATTGTGAATAATGAAAAAAACTCAAACAGTTTTtgtaaacacaaacattttttgaaaaatctcCAATATATTTCGACACTTTGAAAATTCGAATATTTGAAGAAATTTCAAAAAACAGCAAAAAAATTTGTAAATTTGAGAACGTGAACATTTTTGGAAGTTAGAAATCACGAACACTTTTGGATCTATGAATTTTTTTAATACAGGAACGTTTTTCAAAttcagaacaaaatttgaaaatgcaAACTTTTTTTGAGATTATTGAACAAAATTTCAAgatgcaaacatttttttaaaaagtgAACATTTTATATAATACGTGATTCTTTCTTGAAAACAGGATTTTTTTAAACaactgaacaaaatttgaaaatgcaAACAAGTTTTGGAAATggaaacaatttttgaatatgtgaacagtTCTTAAACACGGTGACATTTTCCAAAACTCCCACATAAATTTGAAAACGTCAACAAAATTTTATAAACACAAGCATACTTTTAATATATGAATAGTTTTTGAATTTTATGAACTATTTTCTGAAAACATAATATTTTGTGAAAAACACCTTTGAAAGAATCTGAACATATTCTGAAAGATAAAaggcgattttttttaaaaaaaagtgaaaacggaaaaggaaaagaaaagtagagaaagaaacagaaaaagcaaaaaaaggaaaataaaaaagtagCTTCAAGTGGTTGATCTTCTCGTGGCGCTGCCGCTCGTTCTCCGAATGCATGTTCACCTCTTATTTGGAGCTACAGAGGACTGTGGGAGATGCCCCCCGACGAATGTCCACTGGCCACTCCGGTGCTCACCATGGGCATTGAGAGAACCCTGGAAACCATTCAAGTACCGCCCACCCCACCGACGCGTGGAGGTCACTGCATGCATGCTTCTgtaaaaaaaagtaaataaataaataaataaatctcaCCGCCCACCCCACCGATGCATGCATACATTAGAGCTACTTACAGTTCGCCCTAAAACTATTTTACGGGCAGTTATGCCCTGGCACAGAACAGATCTTGCAAAATTTAACTTAAGATAAGCTACGTTTAACTAAAACATAATTCATCCAGAACACACAAGATCATCTACATTTAACTAAAACATAGATAAAAGGTAGAACTAGCAATGACGCTGGCAGGCTCACGGCTTTACGTTGAGGTAGTACTCTGTCGCCAACCGGTAGAAAATGTTGGCGAGCTCGTACTCCTTCGCCGCCTCGAGCCAGGCAGCGGCGCCATCTTCACTAGCCGCTACCGTATCCTTCGCCGCCTCAAGCTCGATCTCCACCTCGCGGAGCCTCTTGGTGGTTGGACTACGTGCCGCGAAATCTCTCGCTGGAGTTTGGAAAGGGAGGCGGTGGAGAAAGGAGCCGACAGAGAAAATGAAGGATGAGAATCCTAAATCACCTCACGACCGGCAGATGTAGTGGCTGGGTTCGATTTTGCGGGCCACTCGTATATTTTTATGGACCGGACCAAATATACAACATATGTTCGAGCTGCAAAACAAGCAAATACGCTAAATTCGTCGAAAATATCCGAGCCGGTGGCTATAGcgcatctgctagagttgctcttagttgGGAATATAAGAATCCCACCGCCCAGCACCATCGAACAAAAATGCTTGTTGACCAGGAGCCTAATAACAAACCAAGTCGCTACGTGCACCCACTCGTGTACCCAGCCAGATCCCAGACTAATTAACGGCAGCTCCTCATTGGCCAGATTACCCTGAAAAAAAAACTCTAAAAAACAGCAAAAGAAAATCCTAGCTATATATAGTAGCATTACTGTCTAATTCGGGAGCGCATGCAGGAGGTGTCCGAGCTGCCGCTTCTCCCGCCACTTCTCCAGGATATCCAACCCACCTAGAGCTCTATATAATTAAGCAACAACCGTTTCTGTGCTTCAAGTGTTCTTCTCCTGGTCATTCATATCCGCCATCCGACTCAATTCTTATCGAAATTTGGTAAATGCCCAAACGCCGCTCCTTCTCCTCAGATATCAATTTACAATTTTGTTCGGTGTGAAGAAGAAGAGGGGGTTTCTTGTTGCCCAGAAATTGCAGTACCACGAGTACctttacttttttttctttctccatTGGTTGTTCATTTGGAAGGAAATTCATGATGATTTCCTTGGCTGGGCATCGGGGAATTGTAGGACAATGGCCGAAGGCAAGAAGGACAATCCGAAGCTGAACCAGCGGGTCGTATCATCTCTCTCGAAGCGAACTGTGGCGGCACATTCTTGGCATGATCTCGAGATAGGTAAATACATACACATATCCTAATAATGTCTCGCCTTCCATCAAAATTGTTTTCCCCCGATCAGTGTGAAAAAGTATATTTCTGAACGCTCGTATATAATCTGATGTATGAAATCTCCAAATTCTAGGACCTGAAGCCCCTCAAATCTTCAATGTTGTAAGCATCTTGACATACTCTATTGCCTTGGCACGATGTGTAAATTATACGTAGCAAATAGTTCAGACGCATCATTGTCTTGCACGCATTTAGGTTGTTGAGATCACAAAGGGGAGCAAAGTCAAGTATGAACTTGACAAGAAGACTGGGATGATAAAGGTACACACACATTCCCCACTTTCAGCTTGGCAGTGTATGGCAAGAAAGCTTAAGAAATTTCTTTTCACAATGGAGAGCATTAAAATTAAACTGTTTCTCTAGGTTGACAGGATTTTGTACTCGTCCGTAGTCTACCCACACAACTACGGTTTCGTACCACGGACGCTGTGTGAAGATGGGGATCCACTCGACGTCTTGGTCCTGATGCAGGTGAGTTTTGCACTACTGATGTCAAGTTTATTCCACTCACAAGGTGATGCACATTGTGTCCGAGAATGTTTTACGAGTTCTGACTAACCTACACCTTGATAGGAACCCGTCATTCCTGGTTGCTTTCTTCGAGCTAAGGCTATTGGGCTTATGCCCATGATTGATCAGGCAAGATAGTTTTTTTTAAGAGTTTCATTTATGAATATATCAATCTCACATTATGTCTGCCTGATACCGTGATTACTTTTTGGAACAAAAAGGGTGA is from Triticum aestivum cultivar Chinese Spring chromosome 1B, IWGSC CS RefSeq v2.1, whole genome shotgun sequence and encodes:
- the LOC123096460 gene encoding soluble inorganic pyrophosphatase 1, with product MAEGKKDNPKLNQRVVSSLSKRTVAAHSWHDLEIGPEAPQIFNVVVEITKGSKVKYELDKKTGMIKVDRILYSSVVYPHNYGFVPRTLCEDGDPLDVLVLMQEPVIPGCFLRAKAIGLMPMIDQGEKDDKIIAVCVDDPEYRHFNDLKELSPHRLAEIRRFFEDYKKNENKEVAVNDFLPSNTAQVAVQHSMDLYAEYILQSLKN